A stretch of Heterodontus francisci isolate sHetFra1 chromosome 44, sHetFra1.hap1, whole genome shotgun sequence DNA encodes these proteins:
- the mus81 gene encoding crossover junction endonuclease MUS81 isoform X3, which translates to MKLGEKLNAEHLEEERLGQAQPETAGVAQPGLAEEGQDHQLPEIAVTGTSSQPALLHRTHSGEASGSTTPGASLARSQETVESQSTCPSSVQGPEPPFTHVPEFTFRPGEFDVVLCIDFIETTAGASHRKRELVTELKRNKIEFDVRKLHVGDFLWIARERVPHQPGQLHPHRPRELVLDYVVERKRMDDLCGSIVDGRFREQKFRMKRCGLQNRIYLVEDCSFVKHLSLPESTLQQAIVNTQVVDGFFVKRTKDVKESAAYLTIMTRFLQNLYLAQTVKEVFAKQLMQINGISGEKTVAILRHYDTVASLMKAYEECPTAGGREKLLSNIKCGNTQRNLGPALSKTVSQLYCTEGPLC; encoded by the exons ATGAAGCTGGGCGAGAAGCTGAACGCGGAACATTTGGAGGAGGAGCGCCTGGGGCAAGCACAGCCGGAGACGGCAGGAGTggcgcagcctgggctggctgaggaAGGACAGGATCATCAGCTGCCAGAGATTGCAGTGACAGG GACCAGCAGCCAGCCGGCACTATTACACAGGACACACAGCGGAGAGGCCAGCGGCAGCACAACCCCAGGCGCCTCGTTGGCCAGGAGCCAGGAGACTGTGGAATCCCAGAGCACGTGTCCCAGCAGCGTCCAGGGCCCGGAGCCTCCGTTCACGCACGTCCCCGAGTTCACCTTCCGTCCCGGCGAGTTTGACGTCGTCCTCTGCATCGATTTTATTGAAACCACGGC TGGAGCTAGTCACAGGAAACGGGAGCTGGTCACCGAGCTGAAAAGGAACAAGATCGAGTTTGACGTCCGCAAACTTCACGTTGGGGACTTCCTGTGGATCGCTCGGGAGAGAGTGCCGCACCAACCAG GGCAGCTGCACCCCCACCGTCCCCGGGAACTAGTGCTGGATTACGTGGTGGAAAGAAAGAGGATGGACGATCTGTGCGGCAGCATCGTGGATGGGCGTTTCCGGGAGCAAAAA TTCCGGATGAAACGCTGTGGGCTGCAGAATCGAATCTACCTGGTCGAGGACTGCAGCTTTGTCAAACATCTCAGCCTCCCGGAAAGCACGCTGCAGCAAGCTATCGTCAACACCCAG gttgtggatggattTTTTGTGAAGCGAACGAAAGACGTGAAAGAATCGGCAGCTTACCTCACCATCATGACCAGATTCCTGCAGAACCTCTACCTG GCACAGACTGTGAAGGAGGTGTTTGCAAAGCAGTTGATGCAAATCAATGGCATCAGTGGGGAGAAAACAGTGGCCATCCTCCGTCATTACGATACTGTGGCCAG CCTGATGAAAGCCTATGAGGAGTGCCCGActgcaggagggagggagaagCTGCTGTCCAACATCAAATGTGGCAACACACAGCG CAATTTGGGACCGGCGCTGAGCAAAACTGTGTCTCAGCTGTACTGCACGGAAGGACCTCTCTGCTGA
- the mus81 gene encoding crossover junction endonuclease MUS81 isoform X2, translating into MKLGEKLNAEHLEEERLGQAQPETAGVAQPGLAEEGQDHQLPEIAVTGTSSQPALLHRTHSGEASGSTTPGASLARSQETVESQSTCPSSVQGPEPPFTHVPEFTFRPGEFDVVLCIDFIETTAGASHRKRELVTELKRNKIEFDVRKLHVGDFLWIARERVPHQPGQLHPHRPRELVLDYVVERKRMDDLCGSIVDGRFREQKFRMKRCGLQNRIYLVEDCSFVKHLSLPESTLQQAIVNTQVVDGFFVKRTKDVKESAAYLTIMTRFLQNLYLQKTLLSCRKEEQAACIRKDTDSDTCVLLTFSDFNEGAMKNRAQTVKEVFAKQLMQINGISGEKTVAILRHYDTVARLTVCFSLAA; encoded by the exons ATGAAGCTGGGCGAGAAGCTGAACGCGGAACATTTGGAGGAGGAGCGCCTGGGGCAAGCACAGCCGGAGACGGCAGGAGTggcgcagcctgggctggctgaggaAGGACAGGATCATCAGCTGCCAGAGATTGCAGTGACAGG GACCAGCAGCCAGCCGGCACTATTACACAGGACACACAGCGGAGAGGCCAGCGGCAGCACAACCCCAGGCGCCTCGTTGGCCAGGAGCCAGGAGACTGTGGAATCCCAGAGCACGTGTCCCAGCAGCGTCCAGGGCCCGGAGCCTCCGTTCACGCACGTCCCCGAGTTCACCTTCCGTCCCGGCGAGTTTGACGTCGTCCTCTGCATCGATTTTATTGAAACCACGGC TGGAGCTAGTCACAGGAAACGGGAGCTGGTCACCGAGCTGAAAAGGAACAAGATCGAGTTTGACGTCCGCAAACTTCACGTTGGGGACTTCCTGTGGATCGCTCGGGAGAGAGTGCCGCACCAACCAG GGCAGCTGCACCCCCACCGTCCCCGGGAACTAGTGCTGGATTACGTGGTGGAAAGAAAGAGGATGGACGATCTGTGCGGCAGCATCGTGGATGGGCGTTTCCGGGAGCAAAAA TTCCGGATGAAACGCTGTGGGCTGCAGAATCGAATCTACCTGGTCGAGGACTGCAGCTTTGTCAAACATCTCAGCCTCCCGGAAAGCACGCTGCAGCAAGCTATCGTCAACACCCAG gttgtggatggattTTTTGTGAAGCGAACGAAAGACGTGAAAGAATCGGCAGCTTACCTCACCATCATGACCAGATTCCTGCAGAACCTCTACCTG CAAAAGACGCTGCTGAGCTGTCGGAAAGAAGAGCAGGCAGCGTGCATCAGGAAGGATACAGACTCCGACACCTGCGTTCTGCTCACCTTCAGCGACTTCAATGAAGGAGCCATGAAGAACAGG GCACAGACTGTGAAGGAGGTGTTTGCAAAGCAGTTGATGCAAATCAATGGCATCAGTGGGGAGAAAACAGTGGCCATCCTCCGTCATTACGATACTGTGGCCAG ACTGACTGTCTGTTTCTCATTGGCAGCCTGA
- the efemp2a gene encoding EGF-containing fibulin-like extracellular matrix protein 2a, with protein sequence MLVLGLLLALGLRAAISQQVEEAVTYTECTDGYEWDHERQHCRDINECETIPGACKGAMKCFNHYGGYLCLPRSASIITHNDVPSDPAAPPLIALETSQQPPLASGATACPQGYSPDREEQCVDVDECELDIHSCQPSQQCINTLGGYNCKCPDGYQLVGTECIDINECRFRYCQHRCVNSPGSFTCQCEPGFTLGRDNRSCVDVNECEMGARCDQRCINTYGTFLCRCEQGYELSSDGLTCQDIDECSYSNYLCHYQCVNEPGRFSCVCPDGYQLLGTRICQDVNECETGQHQCSESQRCTNVYGGFRCVERNQCQEPYVQVSDNRCLCHSTTPGCQDKPASIVYRYMSITSNRSVPSDIFQIQATSIYPGAYNTFRIKAGGEQGDFYIRQINNISAMLVLAKQVTGPQDFVLDLEMVTVNPVMSYQSSSVLRLTIYVGSYSF encoded by the exons ATGCTGGTTCTGGGCCTGCTGCTTGCCCTGGGCCTACGTGCAGCTATTTCACAGCAGGTTGAGGAAGCTGTCACCTATACG GAATGCACTGATGGTTATGAATGGGATCACGAGAGGCAGCACTGTCGAG ATATAAACGAGTGCGAGACCATCCCGGGCGCCTGCAAAGGGGCAATGAAGTGCTTCAATCACTACGGAGGGTACCTGTGTCTGCCTCGCTCTGCCTCCATCATCACCCACAACGACGTGCCAAGTGACCCGGCCGCGCCCCCGCTCATCGCCCTGGAGACGAGTCAGCAGCCGCCCCTGGCTAGCGGGGCCACAGCCTGTCCGCAAGGGTACAGCCCCGACCGGGAGGAGCAGTGCGTGG ATGTCGACGAGTGTGAGCTGGACATCCACAGCTGCCAACCAAGTCAACAGTGCATCAACACCCTGGGAGGATATAACTGCAAGTGTCCAGACGGGTATCAGCTGGTGGGCACGGAATGCATTG ACATAAACGAGTGTCGCTTCAGGTACTGCCAGCACCGTTGTGTGAACTCACCAGGGTCATTCACGTGCCAGTGTGAACCAGGCTTCACGCTGGGGAGGGACAACCGCTCGTGTGTGG ATGTGAACGAGTGCGAGATGGGAGCCCGCTGTGACCAGCGCTGCATCAACACCTACGGAACGTTCCTCTGCCGCTGTGAGCAGGGCTACGAGCTGAGCAGCGACGGGCTGACCTGCCAAG ATATTGATGAGTGCAGCTACTCCAACTACTTGTGTCACTATCAGTGCGTGAATGAACCTGGCCGCTTCTCCTGTGTCTGTCCCGATGGGTACCAGCTTCTGGGTACCAGGATCTGCCAAG ATGTGAATGAGTGTGAGACAGGGCAGCACCAGTGCAGCGAAAGCCAGAGGTGTACCAACGTGTATGGTGGATTCCGGTGTGTGGAGAGGAACCAGTGCCAGGAGCCCTACGTGCAAGTGTCAGACAA CCGCTGTCTGTGTCATTCCACTACCCCAGGGTGTCAGGACAAGCCCGCCTCAATTGTCTATCGATACATGAGCATCACATCAAACAGGAGCGTCCCCTCGGACATCTTCCAGATCCAGGCCACAAGCATCTACCCCGGGGCCTACAACACCTTCCGCATCAAGGCAGGGGGCGAGCAGGGGGACTTCTACATCCGG CAAATCAACAATATCAGTGCGATGTTGGTGTTGGCCAAACAAGTGAcaggaccacaggactttgtactcGATCTGGAGATGGTTACAGTGAACCCGGTCATGTCTTATCAGTCGAGCtcagtgctgaggctgacaatatatgtTGGCTCTTATTCCTTCTAA
- the fibpa gene encoding fibroblast growth factor (acidic) intracellular binding protein a isoform X1 — protein sequence MAAELDVFVGNTTLIDKDVYRLWLDGYSVSDAVTIRIQSGILEQTGATPDVLESDTMDHYRTFQMLERLLHSPPKLINQLLFQIPPPMQCMLIEKYYTFDELFVREVLGKKLSKGTKKDLDDVSTKTSITLKSCRRQFDNFKRVFKVVEEMKGPLVENIQQYFLLSDRLAGDYAAVVFFANNRFETGKKKLQYLTFEDFACCAEQLIQNWTLGAVDCMVDDMDVDLDREFLQDLKDLKVLITDKDLLDQHKSLVCTALRGKVSIFTEMEGNFKNLSRGLINIAAKLIHTKDVRDLFIDLVEKFIEPCKSDRWNNNDVCLFLTQYTNTARALSAFKHQCLWERYMGTIKSCIMTMYHD from the exons ATGGCGGCGGAGTTGGATGTGTTTGTGGGAAACACAACGCTGATTGACAAGGATGTTTATCGGCTCTGGCTGGATGGATATTCAG TCAGCGACGCAGTTACAATTCGAATCCAAAGTGGGATATTGGAACAGACTGGTGCCACCCCAGATGTTTTGGAGAGTGACACAATGGATCATTACCGCACCTTCCAGATGTTGGAGCGTCTGCTGCACAGCCCCCCAAAGCTGATCAACCAACTCCTCTTCCAGATCCCCCCACCGATGCAGTGTATGTTAATTGAAAA ATATTATACATTCGATGAGCTGTTTGTGCGAGAGGTTCTGGGGAAGAAACTGTCCAAGGGGACCAAGAAGGATCTGGACGATGTCAGCACTAAAACGAGCATCACACTGAAGAGCTGCCGGAGACAG TTTGATAACTTCAAACGAGTGTTTAAGGTGGTCGAAGAGATGAAGGGACCGCTGGTGGAGAACATTCAGCAATACTTCCTCCTTTCCGACAGGCTGGCTGG tgATTATGCGGCTGTCGTCTTTTTCGCCAACAATCGATTCGAGACGGGCAAGAAGAAACTCCAGTACCTGACCTTCGAGGATTTTGCCTGCTGTGCTGAGCAGCTGATTCAGAACTGGACGCTTGGAGCTGTGG ATTGCATGGTGGATGACATGGATGTTGACTTGGACAGAGAGTTTCTGCAGGATCTGAAAGACCTCAAAGTGCTGATCACTGATAAGGACCTACTGGACCAACACAAAAG TCTGGTCTGCACCGCGCTGAGGGGAAAAGTCAGCATCTTCACTGAGATGGAAGGAAACTTTAAG AATCTTTCTCGGGGCCTAATTAACATTGCAGCAAAACTTATCCACACCAAGGATGTTCGAGATCTCTTCATTGACCTGGTGGAAAAG TTTATTGAGCCGTGTAAATCCGATCGATGGAACAACAATGACGTGTGCCTGTTCCTTACGCAGTACACAAACACAGCGCGTGCCCTCAGCGCCTTCAA ACACCAGTGCCTGTGGGAACGATACATGGGCACCATCAAAAGTTGCATCATGACGATGTATCACGACTGA
- the fibpa gene encoding fibroblast growth factor (acidic) intracellular binding protein a isoform X2: MAAELDVFVGNTTLIDKDVYRLWLDGYSVSDAVTIRIQSGILEQTGATPDVLESDTMDHYRTFQMLERLLHSPPKLINQLLFQIPPPMQCMLIEKYYTFDELFVREVLGKKLSKGTKKDLDDVSTKTSITLKSCRRQFDNFKRVFKVVEEMKGPLVENIQQYFLLSDRLAGDYAAVVFFANNRFETGKKKLQYLTFEDFACCAEQLIQNWTLGAVDCMVDDMDVDLDREFLQDLKDLKVLITDKDLLDQHKSLVCTALRGKVSIFTEMEGNFKNLSRGLINIAAKLIHTKDVRDLFIDLVEKTPVPVGTIHGHHQKLHHDDVSRLKARGAS, from the exons ATGGCGGCGGAGTTGGATGTGTTTGTGGGAAACACAACGCTGATTGACAAGGATGTTTATCGGCTCTGGCTGGATGGATATTCAG TCAGCGACGCAGTTACAATTCGAATCCAAAGTGGGATATTGGAACAGACTGGTGCCACCCCAGATGTTTTGGAGAGTGACACAATGGATCATTACCGCACCTTCCAGATGTTGGAGCGTCTGCTGCACAGCCCCCCAAAGCTGATCAACCAACTCCTCTTCCAGATCCCCCCACCGATGCAGTGTATGTTAATTGAAAA ATATTATACATTCGATGAGCTGTTTGTGCGAGAGGTTCTGGGGAAGAAACTGTCCAAGGGGACCAAGAAGGATCTGGACGATGTCAGCACTAAAACGAGCATCACACTGAAGAGCTGCCGGAGACAG TTTGATAACTTCAAACGAGTGTTTAAGGTGGTCGAAGAGATGAAGGGACCGCTGGTGGAGAACATTCAGCAATACTTCCTCCTTTCCGACAGGCTGGCTGG tgATTATGCGGCTGTCGTCTTTTTCGCCAACAATCGATTCGAGACGGGCAAGAAGAAACTCCAGTACCTGACCTTCGAGGATTTTGCCTGCTGTGCTGAGCAGCTGATTCAGAACTGGACGCTTGGAGCTGTGG ATTGCATGGTGGATGACATGGATGTTGACTTGGACAGAGAGTTTCTGCAGGATCTGAAAGACCTCAAAGTGCTGATCACTGATAAGGACCTACTGGACCAACACAAAAG TCTGGTCTGCACCGCGCTGAGGGGAAAAGTCAGCATCTTCACTGAGATGGAAGGAAACTTTAAG AATCTTTCTCGGGGCCTAATTAACATTGCAGCAAAACTTATCCACACCAAGGATGTTCGAGATCTCTTCATTGACCTGGTGGAAAAG ACACCAGTGCCTGTGGGAACGATACATGGGCACCATCAAAAGTTGCATCATGACGATGTATCACGACTGAAGGCTCGGGGTGCCTCCTGA
- the ccdc85b gene encoding coiled-coil domain-containing protein 85B — protein MSRVEDSALPPVELCRLPEEELLAWDKEDLVQRLRRAEAEKLCALVQRGRLIQEVNRQLQEHLLEIRQLKAVNSRLRGENRELRELCCFLDDDRLKAKGLAGEWQAFGRYAARVMREDVGGYLRKLANLEQLQEALVKENLTLKELCMIRDDDCAGRTDASPTGSSDLNIPCGPRDLGDGSSSAGSIGSPDQLHLVCSPEDETPECLDNSQA, from the coding sequence ATGAGCAGAGTGGAGGACAGTGCTTTACCCCCCGTGGAGCTGTGCAGACTGCCGGAGGAGGAGCTGCTGGCTTGGGATAAGGAGGACCTCGTCCAGAGGCTCCGCAGGGCCGAGGCGGAGAAGCTTTGCGCCCTGGTGCAGAGGGGACGCCTCATCCAGGAGGTGAACCGGCAGCTCCAGGAGCACCTGCTGGAGATCCGCCAGCTGAAGGCCGTCAACAGCCGGCTGCGGGGGGAGAACCGGGAGCTGCGGGAGCTCTGCTGCTTCCTGGACGACGACCGGCTGAAGGCCAAGGGCCTGGCCGGGGAGTGGCAGGCCTTCGGGCGGTACGCGGCCCGAGTGATGAGGGAGGACGTGGGGGGTTACCTCCGCAAGCTGGCCAACCTGGAGCAGCTCCAGGAGGCGCTGGTGAAGGAGAACCTGACTCTCAAGGAGCTCTGCATGATCCGGGACGACGACTGCGCGGGGCGGACGGACGCCAGTCCAACCGGCTCCTCCGACCTCAACATTCCCTGCGGACCCAGGGACCTGGGTGACGGCAGCTCCAGTGCGGGTAGCATTGGCAGCCCGGATCAGCTGCACCTGGTCTGCTCCCCTGAGGATGAGACTCCGGAATGTCTTGACAATTCCCAGGCGTAA
- the mus81 gene encoding crossover junction endonuclease MUS81 isoform X1 — protein sequence MKLGEKLNAEHLEEERLGQAQPETAGVAQPGLAEEGQDHQLPEIAVTGTSSQPALLHRTHSGEASGSTTPGASLARSQETVESQSTCPSSVQGPEPPFTHVPEFTFRPGEFDVVLCIDFIETTAGASHRKRELVTELKRNKIEFDVRKLHVGDFLWIARERVPHQPGQLHPHRPRELVLDYVVERKRMDDLCGSIVDGRFREQKFRMKRCGLQNRIYLVEDCSFVKHLSLPESTLQQAIVNTQVVDGFFVKRTKDVKESAAYLTIMTRFLQNLYLQKTLLSCRKEEQAACIRKDTDSDTCVLLTFSDFNEGAMKNRAQTVKEVFAKQLMQINGISGEKTVAILRHYDTVASLMKAYEECPTAGGREKLLSNIKCGNTQRNLGPALSKTVSQLYCTEGPLC from the exons ATGAAGCTGGGCGAGAAGCTGAACGCGGAACATTTGGAGGAGGAGCGCCTGGGGCAAGCACAGCCGGAGACGGCAGGAGTggcgcagcctgggctggctgaggaAGGACAGGATCATCAGCTGCCAGAGATTGCAGTGACAGG GACCAGCAGCCAGCCGGCACTATTACACAGGACACACAGCGGAGAGGCCAGCGGCAGCACAACCCCAGGCGCCTCGTTGGCCAGGAGCCAGGAGACTGTGGAATCCCAGAGCACGTGTCCCAGCAGCGTCCAGGGCCCGGAGCCTCCGTTCACGCACGTCCCCGAGTTCACCTTCCGTCCCGGCGAGTTTGACGTCGTCCTCTGCATCGATTTTATTGAAACCACGGC TGGAGCTAGTCACAGGAAACGGGAGCTGGTCACCGAGCTGAAAAGGAACAAGATCGAGTTTGACGTCCGCAAACTTCACGTTGGGGACTTCCTGTGGATCGCTCGGGAGAGAGTGCCGCACCAACCAG GGCAGCTGCACCCCCACCGTCCCCGGGAACTAGTGCTGGATTACGTGGTGGAAAGAAAGAGGATGGACGATCTGTGCGGCAGCATCGTGGATGGGCGTTTCCGGGAGCAAAAA TTCCGGATGAAACGCTGTGGGCTGCAGAATCGAATCTACCTGGTCGAGGACTGCAGCTTTGTCAAACATCTCAGCCTCCCGGAAAGCACGCTGCAGCAAGCTATCGTCAACACCCAG gttgtggatggattTTTTGTGAAGCGAACGAAAGACGTGAAAGAATCGGCAGCTTACCTCACCATCATGACCAGATTCCTGCAGAACCTCTACCTG CAAAAGACGCTGCTGAGCTGTCGGAAAGAAGAGCAGGCAGCGTGCATCAGGAAGGATACAGACTCCGACACCTGCGTTCTGCTCACCTTCAGCGACTTCAATGAAGGAGCCATGAAGAACAGG GCACAGACTGTGAAGGAGGTGTTTGCAAAGCAGTTGATGCAAATCAATGGCATCAGTGGGGAGAAAACAGTGGCCATCCTCCGTCATTACGATACTGTGGCCAG CCTGATGAAAGCCTATGAGGAGTGCCCGActgcaggagggagggagaagCTGCTGTCCAACATCAAATGTGGCAACACACAGCG CAATTTGGGACCGGCGCTGAGCAAAACTGTGTCTCAGCTGTACTGCACGGAAGGACCTCTCTGCTGA